The DNA window GGAATACAAAAAGATAAGTTCCTGATTTTATCATGGGTAGGTAAATTTTTAAAAAGATAAAATTAAATAAAAAACAAAGAGTAATTATCTACTGCCTTACTTTATATGAAATTCGTTAAGTATTTATTTTTTTTCAGAAAAACGGAAACCTATTCCATGTAGATTTTCAATCAAAATATTCTTCTCATCAATAAGTACTTTACGCAGTCTGGAAATAAATACATCGAGACTCCGTCCCATAAAATAATCATCATCACCCCAGATCGCTTTAAGGATATCCTGCCTTTTTAGAACAACATTTTTGTGGCGGATAAAATATAATAGCAGTTCAGATTCTCTTTGTGTAAGCGTGATGCTGCTTTCCATATCCTGCAGGGTATAGTTCTTGGGGTCAAAATTATATTTTCCGACTTTATATTTTAGCTGAGAGGTATCTGTTTTCTTTGTGCGTTTCAGGAAAACTTCAATTTTTAGGATTAATTCCTCTATGCTGAATGGTTTTACCAAATAATCATCAGCACCAATTTTCAGCCCTTTGATCCGGTCTTCTTTTAAAGCTTTTGCAGAAATGAAAATGATGGGGATTTCAGAATTTTTACTGCGGATTTCCTGGGCTACTTCAAATCCATTCAGTTCTGGCATCATAATATCCAAAAGACAAATGTCAAAACTCTGGCTATTGAATGCATCAAGTGCAGATCTTCCATCAGGATAACAGTAGATTTCATAATAACTTTCCAGGCTATCCTTGATGAGGAAAGCTATAGTTTTGTCATCTTCTGCATATAAAATTTTAGATTTCTCCATATCTACACATTATTAAATTTAAAATGGGAAAAAGATCGTTACCGTAATTCCTTTATCTGTATTATTCTCAACTGAAATTTTCCAGTTATGTTGCCGGACTACTTTTTTTACATAAAATAACCCTAATCCAAAACCATTGATCTCCTCCGTCTTTTTTGTATTCACCCTGTAAAACTTTTCAAAAATATCAGAAATATTTTTAGCAGGAATCCCCATTCCATTGTCTTTAAACTTTAAATATAAGCCTTTTGAGTCTTTAGATGCTGAAATTACAATTTGGGGTTTTCCTTCACAATACTTTATGGAGTTATCTAAAATGTTGTAAATGATATTTGTAAAATGAAATTCATCTGCCATTATGGAGAAGCTGTTTTCGATTTCTACATGAATGGTAACATTTTCATTCTTTTGCTGTATGGTACTGGTAATTTCCTGAACAAATGGAAGTAATATTATTTTTATGGGCTTTAAGGACAGTCCTGAAGAATCATTTTTAGCAATATTCAGTATTTTTTCAATATGGCTATTAAGCTTATAGCTTTGATTAATAATGATGGAAGTATAAGTTTGCAGTTTGGGGTTTTCCTGTACTATATTTTGCTTACTGAGAGATTCTGAAGCTAAAAGTATAGAAGATAATGGTGTTTTAAATTCATGGGTCATATTATTGATAAAGTCACGTTGTAGTTCTGAGAATTTTTTTTGTTCAATAATAGTATATATGGAATATACATATACCAAGAGAATGATAATAAGAGCAAATGTAAGTAAATACCAAAACCTAAGTGAACTTATTAAATAAGTCGTTTTATCAGGAAAGCGTATGGAAAAATAATAGATAAGATTTTTATGCTTTGGAAAATTAATAACCTTATCACTGGGGCTCTCCTGATTTTTCGACATATATTTCCCATAAATCATTTTATCGCTATGGCAATTGTATAGGGCATATACATAATCGGTATTAATTTGAAAACGGGTGAATTCTGTTCTAAGGTAATGTTCCAGAACGACAGGGTGAAATTCATTATTGGTATTGACCACGTAATAGTCATTGGCAATATTCTGTACAGGGTTTTCTGTGAAAGAAGCCTTTCCACCAGACAATTTTTCCGCTACCTCTAATAAAGCGATATTTACTTTTTGGTTAAATTTTTTATCTTCAAGATTATATGCCTGTCGGGTCCATAGCAGCTGAGCTATTAAAATTCCGATAATAGCAATGAATCCTAACGTTATAATGATATTAAGTTTTTTTATTTTCATTTCTGAAACAATATTATCCAAAAATATCTATTAATCTTTTATCATTAACAACTCGTTAACAAATGTTTGACAGCGGTTAACAAGTTGTAGTGCTAATCCGCTTTACATTTGCTATACAAAAAGATAATAACCGGTTCCTTAAATCTTTATAACAAATAAAATTTATACTCATGAAAAAATTAAAAATCTCAGCACTTTTGGCTGTTTTGGCATTCTCACCGTTTTATGCAAATGTATTTACTGCTGAAAGTACTTCAATAGTAAGAATGATTGCAGATGCAATTAAATGGAAATCAGAATCTATAGATGTAGGAAATATTCCGCAAGGAAAACCAAAGATTATCAGATTTGAATTTACCAATACATCTTCAAAGCCAATAGTTATTGAAAATGTAGCGCCATCATGTGGTTGTACAACAGCAGATTATACTAAAACTCCAATTCTTCCAGGAAAAAAAGGATTTGTAGAAGCCAGTTTTAATGCAGCTGCTGCAGGCCCTTTCATGAAAACGGTGAATGTTACAACAAGCGAAAGCAAAACTCCTAAAACACTTTCATTTAAAGGAGTAGTGGTTTCATAATACATTTTACGATAAGATAATCATAAGAACAACCTTGCCATTTATGACAAGGTTGTTTTTTTGCCTTGTCTTGTAAGCTATTGTCATTTTTCTTCTATGACTTTTAAACATAGCAGAGAATAACTATTTATAACATTATTATTTATCCCATTATTTTAAATGGCATGAATTCAATATTTAGTATTTTTAGGAAAAAATAAAATTTATATGAATTTATATACACAACCAATGTTACGTGAAGGCGCATTAAAAGATAAAGTAGCTATTGTAACAGGAGGCGGAAGTGGTCTTGGAAAAGCTATGACCAAATATTTTCTAGAGCTTGGAGCTAAAGTTGTTATTACTTCAAGAAATCTTGAAAAGCTACAGGGGACAGCAAAAGAACTGGAAGATGAAACAGGAGGTAAAGTTCTTTGTGTTGCGTGCGATGTAAGAAACTGGGATGAAGTGGAAGCGATGAAAGAAGCGACTCTGAAGGAATTTGGAAGAATTGATATTTTATTGAACAATGCTGCAGGGAATTTTATTTCACCAACAGAGAGATTAACGCATTCTGCTTTTGATTCTATTTTAGATATTGTTTTGAAGGGAACAAAAAACTGCACACTTTCTATAGGAAAGCATTGGATAGATTCTAAAACTCCAGGAACAGTTTTAAATATTGTGACGACGTATTCCTGGACAGGTTCAGCTTATGTTGTTCCTTCAGCCTGTGCCAAAGCAGGAGTTTTGGCTATGACCAGATCTTTAGCGGTAGAATGGGCAAAATATGGAATCAGATTTAATGCTATTGCTCCAGGACCATTTCCTACAAAAGGAGCTTGGGATAGATTACTTCCCGGAGATCTACAGGAGAAATTTGATATGAAAAAGAAAGTGCCGTTAAGGAGAGTTGGGGAACATCAGGAGTTGGCTAATTTAGCTGCTTATCTGGTTTCAGATTATTCTGCTTATATGAATGGAGAAGTAGTAACCATCGATGGTGGTGAATGGCTTCAAGGTGCTGGAGAATTCAATATGTTGGAAGATGTTCCGCAAGAAATGTGGGATGCTTTAGAAGCTATGATCAAATCTAAAAAATCAAATTAGTTAAATATTCCCGAATCTGTAACAAGTTCGGGATTTTTTTTACTTATCTAACAAGATCTTAAATTTTTTTTAAATGAATTGTAAACTCCCAACCCTTGTTTCCGCTATTGCAGTCTTTCTGTTTTCAGGATCTGCTTTTGCTCAGGAAACTCCGAAATATGATTATGTAGAAGCATTCAAACCTTTCTTCTATCCTCAGACGGGGACGGAAACCCGTTCTGCAAGCGGGCAGCCAGGTCATGCTTATTGGCAGAATTCAGCTGACTACAATCTAAATGTTAGCCTGAACGATACTAAAAATGAAATTACAGGTACCGCTGAAATTAAATATACCAATAACAGCCCGGATCAACTGAGCTTTCTTTGGTTACAGCTGGATCAGAATTTATTTGAGAAAGACTCACGTGGTAATGGTGTAGTACCTATGACAGGAAGCCGAAATGGTGCTCATGGAGAAAAACTGGAAGGTGGTTATAAAATTAAATCTGTGAAACTTGACGGTAAGGATGTAAAATATACGATTACCGATACGAGAATGCAGATTGATCTGCCTAAGGATCTTAAATCAAAAGGTGGAGTCGCAAAAATTACAATAGAGTATTCTTTTGTATCTCCAGAATATGGGTCTGATAGAATGGGAGTACAGGAAACTAAAAATGGTAAAGTTTTCACCATGGCACAGTGGTATCCAAGAATGTGTGTTTACGATGATGTGCTGGGTTGGAATACAATGCCTTATCTTGGTGCATCAGAATTCTATTTAGAATATGGAAATATCACAGCAAACATTACGGTTCCAGCTAATCAGTATGTAGTAGCTTCTGGAGAACTTCTCAATTATAAAGAAGTATATAGCAAGGAAGAAAATAACCGATGGGAGCAGGCAAGAAACAGTGATAAAACTATAATGATCCGTCCAGAATCAGAAATTGGTAAAAATCAATCCTCAGGAACTAAAACCTGGAAATTTAAAATAGATCAGGCAAGGGATTTTGCCTGGGCATCTTCATCGGCATTTGTATTGGATGCAGCAAAAATTAACCTGCCAAGTGGTAAAAAATCTTTAGCTATTTCTGCTTATCCCGCAGAAAGTGGTGGTGAGAAGGCCTGGGGGAGATCTACAGAATATACCAAGGCAGCAATAGAACATTATTCTCAGAAATGGTATGAATATACTTATCCGGCAGCCACAAACGTTGCTGGAAATGAAGGTGGAATGGAATATCCGGGTATTGTATTCTGTCATATGGATTCTAAAGGCGATGACCTTTGGGGAGTTACCGACCATGAATTCGGACACAACTGGTTTCCAATGATTGTAGGTTCTAATGAGAGGTTATTTGCATGGATGGACGAAGGTTTTAATACATTTATCAATGAATTATCTACAGAAGCTTTCAATAAAGGTGAATATTATAAAAAACAGAATATCGCTCAAACCGGAAGTTTTCTGATGAGTGATAATTTTGAGCCGATAATGGTTGGTGCCGATAATATGAAAGAAAGAAACATTGGCGTTCTTGCTTATTTTAAACCGGGTATGGGATTAGGGATTTTAAGAGAATCAGTTCTTGGTCCTGAAAAATTTGATAAGGCCTTTAGAACATATATTGCACGATGGGCTTTTAAACACCCAACACCATGGGATTTCTTTCATACAATGGAAAATGTTTCCGGTGAAGAACTGAACTGGTTCTGGAGGGGTTGGTTCTTTAATAAATGGAAAATTGATCAATCCGTTAAGAACGTGAAATACATCAATGGCGATTTTAAAAATGGAGCTCAGATTACGGTTGAGAATCTTGGTCAATTACCGATGCCAACTACAGTACAGATCAAGTTTAAAGATGGAACCACACAGATTGTAAAACTTCCTATTGAACTTTGGAAACGTAATAACGAATGGACTTTTAAAGTAGATACTGCTAAAGAGATCAATGAGGTGAAATTGGATCCGAATTCTCAGATCCCAGATATTAATCCGAAAAATAATAGCTGGCCTACAGAAGAAGTAAAGCCTGCTGAAAAAATTAACCTGAAAGAATTTACAGGAATATTTGGTAGTAAAGAAGTTCCAATAAAAATAACATTTACTGAAAAAAACGGACAGCTTTTTGGGCAAGGAACAGGACAACCTGAGTTTCCGCTTGAATATGCTGGTAACAGTAAATTTACTTTTGATCAGGCTGGACTCGCTATCATTTTTAGTAAAGATAAAAAGTCGATTACTTTTACGCAGGGCTCAAAAGAATTCAAATTCACAAGAGAATAGTTTTCTTTAAAACATCTAAAAGAACAAATATTTAACAATATAATCATGTTTTTAAAGCTTCTCTATCATAGAGAAGCTTTATTTTTGTTATCTTATTATTTAAAATAATTATGATTATGAATTTTAAGTTTTCAATCTTTTTTTTAATGTTTTTTGCTACTGGATTCTCACAGGATCTTAAAGTAATGAGTTTTAATATCAGGCTTCAGGTAGATTCTGATAAAGAAAATGCATGGACAGAAAGAAAACCGGAGGTACTGGACTTACTAATGTATTATCACCCGGATTATTTTGGAGTTCAGGAGGCACTTCCGGAGCAGATGAAAGACCTTAAAAGTGGATTGAAGAACTATGATTATGTAGGAGTAGGAAGAGATGATGGTAAAGAAGATGGTGAGTTTTCGGCTATTTTTTATGATAAAGAAAGATTGCAGGTATTACAGTCAGGCACTTTCTGGCTTTCGGAAACTCCTGAAAAACCTTCCAAAGGTTGGGATGCTGCCTGCAACAGGGTTTGTACTTATGCTGTTTTCAAGGATAAGAAATCTAAAAAAGAATTTTTAGCAATGAATCTTCATTTTGATCATATCGGAAATGTAGCAAGAACGAAATCCGCAGAATTAATTTTAAAAAAGATAAAAGGGTTAAATCCTAAAAATTTACCATTAACGTTAAGTGGAGACTTTAATTTAACGGATACCAGTGAACCAATTAAAATCATTTCTCAAAATCTTAAAGATAGTTTTTATAATTCCGAAACTAAACATTATGGTCCGGTAGGAACTTTCACGGCATTCAATGTCAATGAAATCCCTAAAGACAGGATTGATTATATTTTTGTAAAAGGAATGAAAGTAAGATCCCATAGGCATATTAATGATAGAAGGACGAACTTATTATACCCTTCAGATCATTTTCCTGTTATTGTAGATCTATCATTATAAAATATTATTTCTTCGGGAAATCAATTTCGAATCCAATTCCTCTCAGGGATTGGATTTTTATTTGTGGGTCATCACTGAAATATTTTCTAAGTCTGCTTATAAAAACATCCAGACTTCTTCCTGAAAAATAATCATTAGCTTCCCAAAGGTTGTCAAGAATGTCATCACGCTTTATGGTTTGATGGTTGTATTTTAAAAGATAAAGTATGAGATCTTTTTCACGGATCGTTAGTCGAACATTTCCC is part of the Chryseobacterium paludis genome and encodes:
- a CDS encoding SDR family oxidoreductase, whose protein sequence is MNLYTQPMLREGALKDKVAIVTGGGSGLGKAMTKYFLELGAKVVITSRNLEKLQGTAKELEDETGGKVLCVACDVRNWDEVEAMKEATLKEFGRIDILLNNAAGNFISPTERLTHSAFDSILDIVLKGTKNCTLSIGKHWIDSKTPGTVLNIVTTYSWTGSAYVVPSACAKAGVLAMTRSLAVEWAKYGIRFNAIAPGPFPTKGAWDRLLPGDLQEKFDMKKKVPLRRVGEHQELANLAAYLVSDYSAYMNGEVVTIDGGEWLQGAGEFNMLEDVPQEMWDALEAMIKSKKSN
- a CDS encoding M1 family metallopeptidase, with product MNCKLPTLVSAIAVFLFSGSAFAQETPKYDYVEAFKPFFYPQTGTETRSASGQPGHAYWQNSADYNLNVSLNDTKNEITGTAEIKYTNNSPDQLSFLWLQLDQNLFEKDSRGNGVVPMTGSRNGAHGEKLEGGYKIKSVKLDGKDVKYTITDTRMQIDLPKDLKSKGGVAKITIEYSFVSPEYGSDRMGVQETKNGKVFTMAQWYPRMCVYDDVLGWNTMPYLGASEFYLEYGNITANITVPANQYVVASGELLNYKEVYSKEENNRWEQARNSDKTIMIRPESEIGKNQSSGTKTWKFKIDQARDFAWASSSAFVLDAAKINLPSGKKSLAISAYPAESGGEKAWGRSTEYTKAAIEHYSQKWYEYTYPAATNVAGNEGGMEYPGIVFCHMDSKGDDLWGVTDHEFGHNWFPMIVGSNERLFAWMDEGFNTFINELSTEAFNKGEYYKKQNIAQTGSFLMSDNFEPIMVGADNMKERNIGVLAYFKPGMGLGILRESVLGPEKFDKAFRTYIARWAFKHPTPWDFFHTMENVSGEELNWFWRGWFFNKWKIDQSVKNVKYINGDFKNGAQITVENLGQLPMPTTVQIKFKDGTTQIVKLPIELWKRNNEWTFKVDTAKEINEVKLDPNSQIPDINPKNNSWPTEEVKPAEKINLKEFTGIFGSKEVPIKITFTEKNGQLFGQGTGQPEFPLEYAGNSKFTFDQAGLAIIFSKDKKSITFTQGSKEFKFTRE
- a CDS encoding response regulator transcription factor — protein: MEKSKILYAEDDKTIAFLIKDSLESYYEIYCYPDGRSALDAFNSQSFDICLLDIMMPELNGFEVAQEIRSKNSEIPIIFISAKALKEDRIKGLKIGADDYLVKPFSIEELILKIEVFLKRTKKTDTSQLKYKVGKYNFDPKNYTLQDMESSITLTQRESELLLYFIRHKNVVLKRQDILKAIWGDDDYFMGRSLDVFISRLRKVLIDEKNILIENLHGIGFRFSEKK
- a CDS encoding DUF1573 domain-containing protein, producing MKKLKISALLAVLAFSPFYANVFTAESTSIVRMIADAIKWKSESIDVGNIPQGKPKIIRFEFTNTSSKPIVIENVAPSCGCTTADYTKTPILPGKKGFVEASFNAAAAGPFMKTVNVTTSESKTPKTLSFKGVVVS
- a CDS encoding endonuclease/exonuclease/phosphatase family protein; translated protein: MFFATGFSQDLKVMSFNIRLQVDSDKENAWTERKPEVLDLLMYYHPDYFGVQEALPEQMKDLKSGLKNYDYVGVGRDDGKEDGEFSAIFYDKERLQVLQSGTFWLSETPEKPSKGWDAACNRVCTYAVFKDKKSKKEFLAMNLHFDHIGNVARTKSAELILKKIKGLNPKNLPLTLSGDFNLTDTSEPIKIISQNLKDSFYNSETKHYGPVGTFTAFNVNEIPKDRIDYIFVKGMKVRSHRHINDRRTNLLYPSDHFPVIVDLSL
- a CDS encoding sensor histidine kinase, with product MKIKKLNIIITLGFIAIIGILIAQLLWTRQAYNLEDKKFNQKVNIALLEVAEKLSGGKASFTENPVQNIANDYYVVNTNNEFHPVVLEHYLRTEFTRFQINTDYVYALYNCHSDKMIYGKYMSKNQESPSDKVINFPKHKNLIYYFSIRFPDKTTYLISSLRFWYLLTFALIIILLVYVYSIYTIIEQKKFSELQRDFINNMTHEFKTPLSSILLASESLSKQNIVQENPKLQTYTSIIINQSYKLNSHIEKILNIAKNDSSGLSLKPIKIILLPFVQEITSTIQQKNENVTIHVEIENSFSIMADEFHFTNIIYNILDNSIKYCEGKPQIVISASKDSKGLYLKFKDNGMGIPAKNISDIFEKFYRVNTKKTEEINGFGLGLFYVKKVVRQHNWKISVENNTDKGITVTIFFPF